Proteins co-encoded in one Halococcoides cellulosivorans genomic window:
- a CDS encoding 30S ribosomal protein S27ae, translated as MAHYELYDDEGQTDNEQCPRCGDTFLADHGDRLHCGACSYTEWQ; from the coding sequence ATGGCCCACTACGAACTGTACGACGACGAGGGCCAGACCGACAACGAGCAGTGCCCCCGCTGTGGCGACACGTTCCTCGCTGATCACGGCGATCGGCTCCACTGTGGTGCGTGTAGCTACACCGAGTGGCAGTAA
- a CDS encoding DUF5658 family protein, whose product MGEVIEGGSSVTTVSTGTVAWGVALVVFVAGDILTTTYGLQVGVSESNPVPAMVMDAVGALPAMVGLKLLAVGVLWAVYRRLDERYWPETIPLTLTAVGGVAIVINTWMIALHVL is encoded by the coding sequence ATGGGTGAGGTCATCGAAGGGGGGTCGTCAGTGACGACCGTTTCGACGGGCACCGTGGCCTGGGGGGTCGCGCTGGTCGTGTTCGTCGCGGGCGACATCCTCACGACGACGTACGGCCTGCAGGTCGGGGTGAGCGAGTCGAATCCGGTGCCCGCGATGGTGATGGACGCCGTTGGGGCGCTGCCGGCGATGGTCGGGTTGAAACTCCTCGCGGTCGGGGTCCTCTGGGCAGTCTATCGCCGCCTCGACGAGCGGTACTGGCCCGAGACGATTCCGCTGACGCTGACCGCCGTCGGCGGCGTGGCGATCGTGATCAACACCTGGATGATCGCGCTCCACGTGCTCTGA
- a CDS encoding 30S ribosomal protein S24e, whose amino-acid sequence MDIDIIAEDDNPMLHRTDVRFEMTHDEATPSRLSVRDSLAAKLNKDAEEVVVRKLDTKFGMRKTVGVAKVYESSTHARDVEQDHMLERNKIAADNGEAEPEEA is encoded by the coding sequence ATGGACATCGACATCATAGCGGAAGACGACAATCCCATGTTGCACCGGACTGACGTCCGGTTCGAGATGACCCACGACGAGGCGACGCCGTCGCGACTCTCCGTGCGTGACTCGCTCGCGGCGAAACTGAACAAGGATGCCGAGGAAGTCGTCGTGCGGAAACTCGACACGAAGTTCGGCATGCGCAAGACCGTCGGCGTGGCGAAGGTCTACGAGTCGTCGACCCACGCTCGTGACGTCGAGCAGGACCACATGCTCGAACGCAACAAGATCGCCGCCGACAACGGCGAGGCCGAACCAGAGGAGGCCTGA
- a CDS encoding DUF1918 domain-containing protein produces the protein MAFEEDDAVILHDEHSDFDGEEGTIENVMDTMFGDATYIVAFEDGKEQGVPEDNIEAAE, from the coding sequence ATGGCATTCGAAGAAGACGACGCGGTCATTCTGCACGACGAGCACAGCGACTTCGACGGCGAAGAAGGCACGATCGAGAACGTGATGGACACGATGTTCGGTGACGCGACCTACATCGTCGCCTTCGAGGACGGCAAAGAACAGGGCGTGCCCGAGGACAACATCGAGGCCGCCGAGTAG